A DNA window from Clavibacter sepedonicus contains the following coding sequences:
- a CDS encoding HAD family hydrolase encodes MSVPVDLVILDCDGVLVDSEVLAVEVDKRVLAELGWDITTEEIVERFVGKSHATSTAEVAAHRGRDLADDWDAPYAHWYREAFEEHLRPVDGIAEALDAIALPTCVASSGGHPKIRANLARTGLLARFDGRISSATEVAHGKPAPDLFLLAASRMGVDPERCVVVEDSPYGVQGALAAGMRALGYAGGLTPADRLRDAGATVFDDMRDLPRLLRELAV; translated from the coding sequence GTGAGCGTCCCGGTCGACCTCGTGATCCTCGACTGCGACGGCGTGCTCGTCGACAGCGAGGTGCTCGCGGTGGAGGTCGACAAGCGCGTCCTCGCCGAGCTCGGCTGGGACATCACGACGGAGGAGATCGTCGAGCGCTTCGTCGGCAAGTCGCACGCGACCTCCACCGCCGAGGTCGCCGCGCACCGCGGCCGCGACCTCGCCGACGACTGGGATGCGCCCTACGCGCACTGGTACAGGGAGGCGTTCGAGGAGCACCTGCGGCCGGTCGACGGGATCGCGGAGGCGCTCGACGCGATCGCCCTGCCGACGTGCGTGGCGTCCAGCGGCGGCCACCCCAAGATCCGCGCGAACCTCGCGCGCACGGGTCTGCTCGCGCGCTTCGACGGCCGGATCTCGAGCGCCACCGAGGTCGCGCACGGCAAGCCCGCACCCGACCTCTTCCTCCTCGCGGCGTCGCGCATGGGCGTGGATCCGGAGCGCTGCGTCGTCGTCGAGGACAGCCCGTACGGCGTGCAGGGCGCGCTCGCCGCGGGCATGCGCGCGCTCGGCTACGCGGGCGGGCTGACGCCGGCCGACCGGCTGCGCGATGCGGGTGCGACGGTCTTCGACGACATGCGCGACCTGCCGAGGCTGCTGCGGGAGCTCGCGGTCTGA
- the aroQ gene encoding gamma subclass chorismate mutase AroQ, whose protein sequence is MPRRALVATSAFAVTLAAVLAAAAPAQACPRDPAEQQAVTAVASAALDRLEIADDVAASKYLSGKAVEDPAREQAVVDATIAAAKADGVDPVAAERIIRAQITASKQVQNALIARWRAHPDEAPTTAPDLTTSVRPRINAVDARLVPAIGAAATALDDQACGHLVTDARGQLGQGLDDAHRKAFRTALATVCTPES, encoded by the coding sequence ATGCCCCGCCGTGCCCTCGTCGCCACGTCCGCGTTCGCCGTCACCCTCGCCGCCGTCCTCGCCGCCGCCGCTCCCGCGCAGGCGTGCCCGCGCGACCCGGCGGAGCAGCAGGCGGTCACGGCCGTCGCGTCCGCCGCGCTCGACCGCCTCGAGATCGCCGACGACGTGGCCGCGTCGAAGTACCTGTCGGGCAAGGCCGTCGAGGATCCCGCGCGCGAGCAGGCCGTCGTCGACGCCACCATCGCCGCCGCGAAGGCCGACGGGGTCGACCCGGTCGCCGCCGAGCGCATCATCCGCGCGCAGATCACGGCGAGCAAGCAGGTGCAGAACGCGCTCATCGCCCGCTGGCGCGCGCACCCCGACGAGGCGCCCACCACCGCGCCCGACCTCACCACGAGCGTCCGCCCGCGCATCAACGCGGTGGACGCCCGGCTCGTCCCGGCCATCGGCGCCGCGGCCACCGCGCTCGACGACCAGGCGTGCGGCCACCTCGTCACGGACGCCCGCGGCCAGCTCGGCCAGGGCCTCGACGACGCCCACCGCAAGGCCTTCCGCACGGCCCTCGCGACCGTCTGCACGCCCGAGAGCTGA
- a CDS encoding YnfA family protein, translating to MLLRTVILFALAAVAEIGGAWLIWQAVREGRPFWWAGLGVMALGAYGFIATLQADASFGRILAAYGGVFVAGSLLWGTVVDGYRPDRWDVIGAVVCLVGVAVIMAAPRGQGA from the coding sequence ATGCTGCTGCGCACCGTGATCCTGTTCGCCCTCGCCGCGGTCGCCGAGATCGGCGGCGCCTGGCTCATCTGGCAGGCGGTGCGCGAGGGCCGGCCGTTCTGGTGGGCCGGCCTCGGCGTCATGGCGCTCGGCGCGTACGGCTTCATCGCGACGCTGCAGGCAGACGCATCCTTCGGGCGGATCCTCGCGGCGTACGGCGGCGTGTTCGTCGCGGGATCGCTCCTGTGGGGCACCGTCGTGGACGGCTACCGGCCGGACCGGTGGGACGTGATCGGCGCCGTCGTCTGCCTGGTGGGCGTCGCCGTGATCATGGCCGCCCCGCGCGGGCAGGGCGCCTGA
- a CDS encoding FBP domain-containing protein, with the protein MLPLTESDIRASLVNASQREKRDLHLPDGFAELRWDRLDFLGWRDPKAPQRGIVVVPVGDELIGVLLQQSATAPRSRAQCTWCQDVRLPNPVGFYAARRAGAAGRNGNTVGTLVCTDFECSANVRKPRPIPYLGFDPEAATAQLIDDLRTRVAAFASDIASTA; encoded by the coding sequence ATGCTCCCCCTGACCGAATCCGACATCCGCGCCTCGCTCGTCAACGCCTCGCAGCGCGAGAAGCGCGACCTCCACCTCCCCGACGGCTTCGCCGAGCTCCGCTGGGACCGCCTCGACTTCCTCGGCTGGCGCGACCCGAAGGCCCCGCAGCGCGGGATCGTCGTCGTCCCCGTGGGCGACGAGCTGATCGGCGTGCTGCTGCAGCAGTCCGCCACCGCGCCGCGATCCCGCGCCCAGTGCACGTGGTGCCAGGACGTGCGCCTGCCGAACCCGGTCGGGTTCTATGCCGCGCGCCGGGCGGGCGCCGCGGGCCGCAACGGCAACACCGTCGGCACGCTCGTCTGCACCGACTTCGAGTGCAGCGCCAACGTGCGGAAGCCCCGGCCGATCCCGTACCTCGGCTTCGACCCCGAGGCGGCGACGGCCCAGCTCATCGACGACCTGCGGACCCGGGTGGCGGCGTTCGCGTCCGACATCGCGTCGACCGCCTGA
- a CDS encoding MSMEG_6728 family protein, producing MQTFLPYPDLAESMAVLDDKRLGKQRVETLQVMKAVTVAGYGWQSHPVTRMWRGYRPALMEYQEATCAEWTRRGFADTCFEKTLAVIAEVSEDLAAYTEGRIELPPWWGRAELHLSHRSKLLAKAPELYRPAFPGVPDDLDYVWPGASA from the coding sequence ATGCAGACGTTCCTCCCCTACCCGGACCTCGCGGAGAGCATGGCCGTGCTCGACGACAAGCGGCTCGGGAAGCAGCGCGTCGAGACGCTGCAGGTGATGAAGGCCGTGACCGTCGCGGGCTACGGCTGGCAGAGCCACCCCGTCACGCGCATGTGGCGCGGCTACCGGCCTGCGCTCATGGAGTACCAGGAGGCGACGTGCGCCGAGTGGACCCGCCGCGGCTTCGCGGACACGTGCTTCGAGAAGACCCTCGCGGTCATCGCGGAGGTGTCGGAGGACCTCGCCGCCTACACCGAAGGCCGCATCGAGCTGCCGCCGTGGTGGGGCCGCGCGGAGCTGCACCTCTCCCACCGCTCGAAGCTGCTGGCGAAGGCGCCGGAGCTGTACCGGCCGGCGTTCCCGGGGGTTCCGGACGACCTGGACTACGTGTGGCCGGGCGCGAGCGCCTGA
- a CDS encoding P-loop NTPase family protein, protein MLGPVDRLDPPARRILLGAPSGAGKTTLARRVQERTGIPHTEMDALFHGPAWTELPTFRDDVEAFSSRDAWVTEWQYTTQLGQLLPSRADTLVWLDLPVAVQMGRLIRRTVVRRWRREPLWHGNVEPPMRTVLTDPNHIVRWGWRGRVKVRKRVVLAAVEHPHLRIVRLRSTREVDVWLRGLPGADQPTRPGQPPVPPAASG, encoded by the coding sequence ATGCTCGGACCCGTCGACCGCCTCGATCCGCCCGCCCGGCGCATCCTCCTCGGCGCGCCGTCGGGAGCCGGCAAGACGACGCTGGCCCGACGCGTCCAGGAGCGCACGGGCATCCCGCACACGGAGATGGACGCCCTCTTCCACGGCCCCGCCTGGACCGAGCTGCCCACCTTCCGCGACGACGTCGAGGCGTTCTCCTCACGCGACGCCTGGGTCACCGAGTGGCAGTACACGACCCAGCTCGGGCAGCTGCTGCCGTCGCGCGCCGACACCCTCGTGTGGCTCGACCTGCCCGTCGCCGTGCAGATGGGGCGTCTGATCCGCCGCACCGTCGTCCGTCGCTGGCGCCGGGAGCCGCTCTGGCACGGCAACGTCGAGCCGCCGATGCGCACCGTGCTCACCGATCCCAACCACATCGTCCGCTGGGGGTGGCGGGGGCGCGTGAAGGTGCGGAAGCGCGTGGTGCTCGCGGCCGTCGAGCACCCGCACCTGCGGATCGTGCGGCTCCGGTCGACGCGCGAGGTCGACGTGTGGCTGCGCGGGCTGCCGGGCGCGGATCAGCCGACGCGACCGGGTCAGCCGCCGGTGCCGCCGGCCGCCTCCGGGTAG
- a CDS encoding DMT family transporter: MTVAAAAGFVLAWSSGFLIAAVGTVEVPAVTLLLWRFAPLALVLVGLVVATGAARGIPLRMLGRQALIGAFAQLGYCAFVYAAIGAGIATGTTALIDAVQPLVVATLVGPLLGLRVRGAQWAGLALGAVGVVLVVRSQAGAADADPVAYLLPAAAMACLVAGTFLERRSHGRPPVLVTLTVHVVVTTVALVVAAVATGTLAPPADPAFWITTVTAALVPTLGAYGLYWWLLERVGITALNALLFLVAPTTAAAGALLLGERITPVTLAGFVLCGAGVAAVLVTEARRAPAAPAPADHPSPGADDREPAAVAA; this comes from the coding sequence GTGACCGTCGCCGCCGCCGCGGGGTTCGTGCTCGCGTGGAGCTCGGGCTTCCTCATCGCGGCCGTCGGCACGGTCGAGGTGCCGGCGGTGACGCTGCTCCTCTGGCGGTTCGCGCCGCTCGCGCTGGTGCTCGTGGGGCTCGTCGTCGCGACGGGCGCGGCCCGCGGGATCCCGCTGCGGATGCTCGGGCGGCAGGCGCTGATCGGCGCGTTCGCGCAGCTCGGCTACTGCGCGTTCGTGTACGCGGCGATCGGCGCCGGGATCGCGACCGGCACCACGGCGCTCATCGACGCGGTGCAGCCGCTCGTGGTCGCGACGCTCGTCGGCCCGCTGCTCGGGCTGCGCGTGCGCGGCGCGCAGTGGGCGGGGCTCGCGCTCGGCGCCGTCGGCGTGGTGCTCGTGGTGCGGTCGCAGGCGGGGGCGGCGGACGCGGATCCGGTCGCGTACCTGCTGCCCGCGGCCGCGATGGCGTGCCTCGTCGCCGGGACGTTCCTCGAGCGCCGGTCGCACGGCCGACCGCCCGTGCTCGTGACGTTGACCGTGCACGTCGTCGTCACGACCGTGGCGCTCGTCGTCGCCGCGGTCGCGACCGGGACCCTGGCGCCGCCCGCGGATCCGGCGTTCTGGATCACCACCGTCACCGCCGCCCTCGTCCCGACCCTCGGCGCCTACGGCCTGTACTGGTGGCTGCTCGAGCGGGTCGGGATCACGGCGCTCAACGCGCTGCTGTTCCTGGTCGCGCCGACGACCGCGGCGGCGGGCGCGCTCCTGCTCGGGGAGCGGATCACGCCGGTGACGCTCGCCGGGTTCGTGCTGTGCGGCGCGGGCGTCGCGGCGGTGCTGGTGACGGAGGCCCGGCGCGCGCCCGCGGCGCCCGCCCCCGCCGACCACCCCAGTCCGGGTGCGGATGACCGCGAACCCGCCGCGGTGGCCGCGTGA
- a CDS encoding TetR/AcrR family transcriptional regulator: MKTPVPDLAPLTPGARRVLDAASELFYARGIHVVGVDAIASAAGVTKKTIYDRFGAKEQLVVAYLQHRDARWREHLAARLARTPEPGTDRVLAVFDAAITWADANTPKGCSAINARAELGAGDLGDEDDGHDVLPEVMRQKAWLLELLRELCREAGIADPAATARTLMLVYEGGLVTLGMGTFAHPMAVARDAARSLLEASARP, from the coding sequence GTGAAGACCCCCGTCCCCGACCTCGCCCCGCTCACCCCTGGAGCCCGCCGCGTCCTCGACGCGGCGTCCGAGCTCTTCTACGCGCGGGGGATCCACGTGGTCGGCGTCGACGCGATCGCCTCGGCCGCGGGCGTCACCAAGAAGACGATCTACGACCGCTTCGGCGCCAAGGAGCAGCTGGTGGTCGCGTACCTGCAGCACCGCGACGCCCGCTGGCGCGAGCACCTCGCGGCGCGGCTCGCCCGCACGCCCGAGCCCGGGACCGACCGGGTGCTCGCGGTGTTCGACGCGGCGATCACGTGGGCCGACGCGAACACGCCCAAGGGCTGCAGCGCGATCAACGCGCGCGCCGAGCTCGGCGCCGGCGACTTGGGCGACGAGGACGACGGGCACGACGTGCTCCCCGAGGTCATGCGGCAGAAGGCGTGGCTGCTCGAGCTGCTGCGCGAGCTGTGCCGCGAGGCCGGCATCGCGGATCCCGCGGCCACCGCGCGCACGCTGATGCTGGTCTACGAGGGCGGCCTCGTGACGCTCGGCATGGGGACCTTCGCTCACCCGATGGCGGTCGCGCGCGACGCGGCGCGGTCGCTGCTCGAGGCGTCCGCGCGACCCTGA
- a CDS encoding HIT family protein, producing the protein MPDPSPCPFCALLRDEPLVAPLRQDVVAERERAVAVIAPRWWPRNRGHALVIPRVHVRDLYSVAPADLHAVMDLVQEVAVAMRASYDCAGISIRQHDETAGGQDVWHLHVHVFPRAEGDDLYGSAPLPGFATPEERLPYVRLLRDALAA; encoded by the coding sequence ATGCCCGACCCGAGCCCCTGCCCGTTCTGCGCGCTGCTCCGCGACGAGCCGCTGGTCGCGCCGCTGCGTCAGGACGTCGTCGCCGAGCGCGAGCGGGCGGTGGCCGTCATCGCGCCGCGCTGGTGGCCGCGCAACCGCGGGCACGCCCTGGTGATCCCGCGGGTCCACGTCCGCGACCTCTACTCCGTCGCACCCGCCGACCTGCACGCCGTGATGGACCTCGTGCAGGAGGTCGCGGTCGCGATGCGCGCGTCATACGACTGCGCGGGCATCTCGATCCGCCAGCACGACGAGACCGCGGGCGGCCAGGACGTGTGGCACCTGCACGTGCACGTCTTCCCGCGCGCGGAGGGCGACGACCTGTACGGATCCGCGCCGCTGCCCGGATTCGCCACGCCCGAGGAGCGCCTGCCGTACGTGCGCCTGCTGCGCGACGCGCTCGCCGCCTGA
- a CDS encoding PH domain-containing protein — MEATAPLVTWTLAAEIPVPADVHELLVEGEQAVASFRTFRDSATFTTKRLIVRDAQGITGKKVELYSLPYSSINMWSTENAGTFDLDAELELWTRAGHIKVKLGKGADIRRIDGLIAWAVLHAH; from the coding sequence ATGGAAGCCACCGCGCCCCTCGTGACCTGGACCCTCGCCGCCGAGATCCCCGTCCCCGCCGACGTGCACGAGCTGCTGGTGGAGGGCGAGCAGGCCGTCGCCTCGTTCCGCACCTTCCGGGACTCGGCCACCTTCACGACGAAGCGCCTCATCGTGCGCGACGCCCAGGGGATCACGGGCAAGAAGGTGGAGCTGTACTCGCTGCCCTACAGCTCGATCAACATGTGGTCGACCGAGAACGCCGGGACCTTCGACCTCGACGCGGAGCTCGAGCTCTGGACGCGCGCCGGGCACATCAAGGTGAAGCTCGGCAAGGGCGCGGACATCCGCCGCATCGACGGTCTCATCGCGTGGGCCGTGCTGCACGCGCACTGA
- a CDS encoding YceI family protein: MQKKTKIIVGTSAAVVVVLGVSAAAFDPAFYRDVIVGAPAAAPSVSAAPADSTLDTSNLSGEWQIGTGSTAGYRVAEVLNGTDVTVVGKTEDVTGSITVDGSTLSAATVKVDVASIATDAAPRDEYFRSTAMEVSKYPDATFTLTQPVDAAVPASGQVATVDATGELTMHGVTQTVTVPLQAALTDDGVQVSGSIPVTFSDYGVEAPSLGFVSVQPQGTVEFLVKATPAK; encoded by the coding sequence ATGCAGAAGAAGACCAAGATCATCGTCGGCACGAGCGCGGCCGTGGTGGTCGTGCTCGGTGTCAGCGCCGCCGCGTTCGACCCCGCCTTCTACCGCGACGTGATCGTCGGCGCCCCCGCGGCCGCCCCGTCCGTCTCGGCCGCCCCCGCCGACTCCACGCTCGACACGAGCAACCTGTCCGGCGAGTGGCAGATCGGCACCGGCAGCACCGCCGGCTACCGCGTCGCCGAGGTGCTCAACGGCACCGACGTCACCGTCGTCGGCAAGACCGAGGACGTGACCGGATCCATCACGGTCGACGGATCCACCCTCTCGGCCGCGACCGTGAAGGTCGACGTCGCGAGCATCGCCACCGACGCGGCACCCCGCGACGAGTACTTCCGCAGCACCGCCATGGAGGTCTCGAAGTACCCCGACGCGACCTTCACGCTGACCCAGCCCGTCGACGCGGCCGTGCCCGCGAGCGGTCAGGTCGCGACGGTCGACGCGACGGGCGAGCTCACCATGCACGGCGTCACGCAGACCGTCACCGTGCCGCTGCAGGCCGCGCTCACGGACGACGGCGTGCAGGTGAGCGGATCCATCCCCGTCACCTTCTCCGACTACGGCGTCGAGGCCCCGAGCCTCGGCTTCGTCAGCGTCCAGCCCCAGGGAACCGTCGAGTTCCTGGTGAAGGCCACGCCCGCGAAGTAG
- a CDS encoding helix-turn-helix transcriptional regulator encodes MRDASERLLRLLALLQRHRTWNAEQLAAELRVTDRTIRRDVGRLRALGYPVTSATGVDGGYELAAGASLPPLTLDPVEAVAVFVALRDASAAGDAEHSAAARRALDKVVRVLPEQARAAVGAMSHHSTAVDIGHAIGPVDEPASATTLEVLARACRTRRQVTCDYERGDGRRGPMVLEPRHLVRTMDRWYLLAYVTGAESWRTLRVDRMGDVAATTVPSRPRADPADDLDALVVDGIRSRMQRVTGVVRVHAPASEIAHWISPAWGTVTAEGPDSCLVAGGADSHGSMARWLLLLDRPLTVIGPPELAAAFVAVAAEAANLAGT; translated from the coding sequence ATGCGCGACGCTTCGGAACGGCTCCTCCGGCTCCTCGCCCTGCTCCAGCGTCACCGCACGTGGAACGCGGAGCAGCTCGCGGCCGAGCTCCGGGTCACCGACCGCACGATCCGACGCGACGTCGGCCGACTGCGCGCGCTCGGGTACCCCGTCACGAGCGCGACCGGCGTGGACGGCGGGTACGAGCTGGCCGCGGGCGCGTCGCTCCCGCCGTTGACGCTGGATCCCGTCGAGGCGGTGGCCGTGTTCGTCGCCCTCCGCGACGCGTCCGCCGCGGGCGACGCGGAGCATTCCGCCGCCGCGCGGAGGGCACTCGACAAGGTCGTCCGCGTCCTCCCCGAGCAGGCGCGCGCCGCCGTGGGGGCGATGTCGCACCACTCGACCGCCGTGGACATCGGGCACGCGATCGGGCCGGTGGACGAGCCGGCATCGGCGACGACGCTCGAGGTGCTCGCCCGCGCCTGCCGCACCCGTCGGCAGGTCACCTGCGACTACGAGCGGGGCGACGGACGCCGCGGTCCGATGGTCCTGGAGCCGCGGCACCTCGTCCGGACCATGGACCGCTGGTACCTGCTGGCGTACGTGACGGGAGCGGAGTCGTGGCGGACCCTCCGCGTGGACCGCATGGGCGACGTGGCGGCGACGACCGTGCCGAGCCGGCCCCGCGCCGATCCCGCCGACGACCTCGACGCGCTCGTGGTCGATGGCATCCGTTCCCGCATGCAGCGCGTCACCGGCGTCGTCCGCGTGCACGCGCCCGCGTCGGAGATCGCCCACTGGATCTCCCCGGCGTGGGGCACGGTCACGGCCGAGGGCCCCGACTCGTGCCTGGTCGCCGGCGGTGCGGACAGCCACGGGTCCATGGCCAGGTGGCTCCTGCTGCTCGACCGGCCGCTCACCGTCATCGGGCCTCCCGAGCTGGCCGCGGCGTTCGTCGCGGTCGCCGCCGAGGCCGCGAACCTGGCAGGAACCTGA
- a CDS encoding MDR family NADP-dependent oxidoreductase, whose protein sequence is MTTNHPPRTTTEVVLARHRGDHREAPSSCVALREVPVLPLPDGEVRVRTDSMQVTAVMADLMSPAPGLPMPAYERDRPLWGGATGTVVESASDMPVGTVVTHMSGWREEVVGSAGSFWPVPVDRLPGAEHVLNQGVTAFHGMVDVARVGDGDVVFVTGAAGGVGSLAGQIARARGASTVIGSTGSAAKAAWLVDELGFDAAIDHRREDVLARLRELAPDGIDVLFDTVAGPQFEAAVQAAAPGARFALCGALAGQIDGGQGGMPRLDVMTAIVKQLEIRPFSTHHTAEQIRAWDEHYARWLWEGRIVFPHTIVEGGIAAAPGALDGLLRGEFRGNVIVRM, encoded by the coding sequence ATGACGACGAACCATCCCCCGAGGACGACGACCGAGGTCGTGCTCGCCCGGCATCGGGGTGACCACCGAGAGGCGCCCTCCTCCTGCGTGGCGCTCCGGGAGGTCCCCGTCCTGCCGCTCCCGGACGGCGAGGTGCGCGTGCGCACCGACTCCATGCAGGTCACCGCCGTGATGGCGGATCTCATGAGCCCGGCGCCGGGCCTCCCCATGCCCGCCTACGAGCGGGACCGGCCGCTGTGGGGCGGGGCGACGGGGACGGTGGTCGAGTCCGCGTCCGACATGCCGGTCGGAACCGTGGTGACGCACATGAGCGGGTGGCGCGAGGAGGTCGTCGGGAGCGCCGGATCCTTCTGGCCGGTGCCGGTCGACCGGTTGCCGGGCGCGGAGCACGTGCTCAACCAGGGCGTCACCGCGTTCCACGGCATGGTCGACGTCGCCCGGGTCGGGGATGGCGACGTCGTGTTCGTGACCGGCGCGGCGGGCGGGGTCGGCTCCCTCGCGGGGCAGATCGCGCGGGCCCGCGGGGCGAGCACGGTGATCGGATCCACCGGGTCGGCCGCGAAGGCCGCCTGGCTGGTCGACGAGCTCGGCTTCGACGCGGCCATCGACCACCGCCGGGAGGACGTGCTCGCGCGGCTCCGCGAGCTGGCGCCCGACGGCATCGACGTGCTGTTCGACACGGTTGCCGGACCGCAGTTCGAGGCGGCGGTGCAGGCCGCGGCGCCGGGTGCGCGCTTCGCGCTCTGCGGTGCGCTGGCCGGGCAGATCGACGGAGGTCAGGGCGGTATGCCCCGGCTCGACGTGATGACGGCGATCGTGAAGCAGCTCGAGATCCGGCCGTTCTCGACGCACCACACCGCCGAGCAGATCCGGGCGTGGGACGAGCACTACGCGCGCTGGCTGTGGGAGGGCCGCATCGTCTTCCCGCACACGATCGTGGAGGGCGGGATCGCGGCGGCGCCCGGGGCGCTCGACGGCCTGCTGCGCGGAGAATTCCGCGGGAACGTGATCGTGCGCATGTAG
- a CDS encoding sigma-70 family RNA polymerase sigma factor, producing the protein MTTESTARMRALHDAHAPALQRYALRLTGDPALAEDVVQEALLRAWRSPAILAEDDESARRWLFTVVRNLVIDDRRSAWRGRETPTDTLPEDPVADASDAIIDRLLVAEALASLSAEHRRAVVSCYHLGRSVAETAEREGVPPGTIKSRLHYALKALRLALQERGVTR; encoded by the coding sequence ATGACCACGGAGAGCACGGCACGCATGCGGGCGCTGCACGACGCGCACGCACCCGCGCTGCAGCGGTACGCGCTGCGGCTGACGGGGGATCCGGCGCTCGCCGAGGACGTCGTGCAGGAGGCGCTGCTGCGGGCCTGGCGCTCGCCCGCGATCCTCGCGGAGGACGACGAGTCCGCCCGCCGCTGGCTCTTCACCGTGGTGCGCAACCTCGTGATCGACGACCGGCGCAGCGCCTGGCGCGGCCGCGAGACACCGACGGACACCCTCCCCGAGGATCCCGTCGCCGACGCCTCCGACGCCATCATCGACCGCCTGCTCGTCGCCGAGGCGCTCGCGTCGCTCTCCGCCGAGCACCGCCGCGCGGTCGTCAGCTGCTACCACCTGGGCCGGTCGGTCGCGGAGACCGCCGAACGCGAGGGCGTCCCGCCCGGCACTATCAAGTCCCGCCTCCACTACGCGCTCAAGGCGCTCCGGCTCGCCCTGCAGGAACGAGGAGTCACCCGATGA
- a CDS encoding anti-sigma factor family protein — protein sequence MNDRADDIHEWDAAYVLGSLSATDRALFEAHLEGCDACMRSLAELSGLPGVLRMLPVDEAIALMDEPEAPAVPQPAPEPRERPSAAAGHRVPRRRRRPLSAPARLPVSRRTGGWILVAAALVLLVGGAGLGSALRAGVSAPVADPAPSVTSPSADPSSSTGLPADAVSMRSELDEGVTAQLAVTAKPWGTRFDWSCAYAGGGARKGAYDLVAIADDGTRTIVATWGAGQAEATQLAATSSLPIERIREVQITPSDSDVVLASRDL from the coding sequence ATGAACGACCGCGCCGACGACATCCACGAGTGGGATGCCGCATACGTGCTCGGCAGCCTGAGCGCCACCGACCGCGCGCTCTTCGAGGCCCACCTCGAGGGCTGCGACGCGTGCATGCGCTCCCTCGCCGAGCTCTCCGGCCTGCCCGGCGTGCTGCGCATGCTTCCCGTCGACGAGGCGATCGCGCTCATGGACGAGCCCGAGGCGCCCGCCGTGCCGCAGCCCGCGCCCGAGCCGCGCGAGCGTCCGTCCGCCGCGGCCGGGCACCGCGTCCCCCGCCGGCGCCGCCGTCCCCTGTCCGCGCCCGCGCGCCTCCCGGTGTCGCGCCGCACGGGCGGGTGGATCCTCGTGGCCGCCGCCCTCGTGCTCCTCGTCGGCGGCGCGGGCCTCGGCTCCGCGCTCCGCGCCGGCGTGAGCGCGCCCGTCGCGGATCCCGCCCCGTCCGTCACGTCGCCGTCCGCGGACCCGTCCTCCTCGACCGGCCTCCCGGCCGACGCCGTGAGCATGCGCTCCGAGCTCGACGAGGGCGTCACCGCGCAGCTCGCCGTGACGGCCAAGCCGTGGGGCACGCGCTTCGACTGGAGCTGCGCCTACGCGGGCGGCGGCGCGCGCAAGGGCGCCTACGACCTCGTGGCGATCGCCGACGACGGCACCCGCACGATCGTCGCCACGTGGGGCGCCGGCCAGGCCGAGGCGACCCAGCTCGCGGCCACCTCGAGCCTCCCCATCGAGCGCATCCGCGAGGTGCAGATCACGCCGTCCGACTCCGACGTGGTGCTGGCGAGCCGGGACCTCTGA
- a CDS encoding helix-turn-helix domain-containing protein gives MSIGELVHAARRSRGYTQRQLSGRSGVAQSTLSELESGRRSPSAETVDRLLLATGHQLISIPTRRQTAASATAEIASRLAEGDRELAVRHFIQLADDLAAVHHEVRFALTIAEPARTGEKRWDAAVAGLVEHRLEEEGLPLPSWVSSDERRLRRSWIFGDGVYDLPVDPERAVPAFRRHGVLLDPATLASV, from the coding sequence ATGTCGATCGGTGAACTGGTCCATGCCGCACGACGGAGCCGCGGATACACGCAGCGCCAGTTGAGCGGTCGCTCCGGGGTTGCGCAGTCGACGCTGTCGGAACTGGAGTCCGGGCGGCGCAGCCCCAGTGCCGAGACCGTCGATCGGCTCCTGCTCGCGACCGGGCATCAGCTCATCTCGATCCCGACCCGGCGGCAGACGGCAGCCAGCGCGACGGCGGAGATCGCCTCGCGACTGGCAGAAGGGGACAGGGAGCTCGCCGTCCGCCACTTCATCCAGCTCGCGGACGACCTGGCTGCTGTCCACCACGAGGTCCGCTTCGCGCTGACCATCGCGGAGCCGGCTCGAACGGGCGAGAAGCGCTGGGACGCGGCTGTCGCAGGCCTCGTGGAGCACCGGCTCGAGGAGGAGGGCCTCCCTCTCCCCTCCTGGGTCAGCTCGGACGAACGCCGGCTGCGGAGGAGCTGGATCTTCGGAGACGGCGTCTACGACCTGCCGGTGGACCCGGAGCGCGCGGTCCCGGCGTTCCGGCGTCATGGCGTGCTCCTGGATCCGGCCACCCTGGCGAGCGTCTGA